A window of the Dictyostelium discoideum AX4 chromosome 4 chromosome, whole genome shotgun sequence genome harbors these coding sequences:
- the crtA gene encoding hypothetical protein, with translation MRLLLCLIFLVFVFNFALSTVHFKDTFDNDWESRWVVSDWHKEDGKSGKLVHTAGKWFGDENQKGIQTSEDARFYAVSAKFPSFSNKGKDLVLQYTVKNEQKVDCGGSYIKLLPSKLDQSAFDGESEYSIMFGPDVCGASKRVHVILNYKGKNHLIKKEINKVETDQLTHQYTLVISPDNTYKVLVDNKEIQAGNLADDWELLPSKQIKDPKQSKPVDWVDVKEIDDPEDVKPAGHDDIPASIVDPEAVKPEDWNEEDDGEWEAPTIANPEYKGEWKAKKIPNPEYKGEWVHPLIDNPEYAEDNELYLFNDLGAIGFELWQVKSGSIFNNMIVTDSVEEAKDFSEKTFVANQEAEKKMFDDLEAAKAEERKKADEKLAAEKAAEKEAEEADEEEEEVAEEDLVKTDDKKEEVKKSTKKVDHDEL, from the exons ATGAGACTTTTATTGTGTTTAATTTTCTTAGTTTTTGTTTTCAATTTTGCATTATCAACAGTTCATTTCAAAGATACCTTTGATA acgATTGGGAATCAAGATGGGTTGTTAGTGATTGGCATAAAGAAGATGGTAAATCAGGTAAATTAGTTCATACTGCAGGTAAATGGTTTGGtgatgaaaatcaaaaaggtATTCAAACTAGTGAAGATGCTCGTTTCTACGCTGTATCAGCTAAATTCCCAAGTTTCAGTAACAAAGGTAAAGATTTAGTTCTCCAATACACTGTAAAGAATGAACAAAAAGTTGATTGTGGTGGTTCATACATCAAGTTATTACCATCCAAATTAGATCAATCAGCATTCGATGGTGAATCTGAATATTCCATTATGTTTGGTCCAGATGTTTGTGGTGCCTCAAAGAGAGTTCACGTCATTCTCAACTACAAAGGAAAGAACCATTTAATCAAGAAAGAAATCAACAAAGTTGAAACCGATCAATTAACTCATCAATACACTTTGGTCATTTCACCAGATAACACCTACAAAGTACTCGTCGATAACAAAGAGATCCAAGCAGGTAACCTCGCTGATGATTGGGAATTACTTCCatcaaaacaaatcaaaGATCCAAAACAATCCAAACCAGTCGATTGGGTTGACGTAAAGGAAATCGATGACCCAGAAGATGTTAAACCAGCCGGTCATGACGATATCCCAGCTTCAATCGTTGATCCAGAAGCTGTCAAACCAGAGGATTGGAATGAAGAAGACGACGGTGAATGGGAAGCCCCAACCATCGCCAATCCAGAATACAAAGGTGAATGGAAAGCAAAGAAAATCCCAAATCCAGAATACAAAGGTGAATGGGTACACCCATTAATTGATAACCCAGAATACGCTGAAGACAATGAACTCTACCTCTTTAATGATCTCGGTGCTATCGGTTTCGAATTATGGCAAGTTAAATCTGGTTCCATCTTTAACAATATGATCGTCACCGACTCTGTCGAAGAAGCTAAAGATTTCTCTGAAAAGACCTTTGTTGCCAACCAAGAAGCCGAAAAGAAAATGTTTGACGACCTCGAAGCCGCCAAAGCTGAAGAGAGAAAGAAAGCTGACGAAAAATTAGCTGCCGAAAAAGCTGCTGAAAAAGAAGCCGAAGAAgctgatgaagaagaagaagaagtcGCTGAAGAAGATTTAGTTAAAACTGATGACAAAAAAGAAGAAGTCAAAAAATCAACCAAAAAAGTTGATCATGACGAactttaa
- the CSN1 gene encoding COP9 signalosome complex subunit 1 (Similar to PINT) has translation MEDMQVEKNTEGSSSSSSNNNNNNSISNEFDLETYINNYSGFTKIHRLIFIADNCKQLEVEAYNMALKEVQKTPNLELYNTIINKSHGILELDPVYIENLSKKNSLQLDKLEQDLNTAKSNMVKDSIRFAQNDLGEFYYKIGDHQNALKCFIRTRDYCTTSKHVLAMCFNIIKLGVDTQNYTHAPSYIAKAEQSPDLDNVSNAKLRSVNGLYNLDGSRYKLAARKFIETPFEQSNVFSDIISPQDIAYYGGLCALATFDRNELKKKVIDDPMFKNYLELVPELRELINDFYNTKYGSCLKYLDKMKPILLLDIHLYKHVEILYQRIRSKALVQYFSPYQSVDMNIMASAFNTTVTLLEKEISKLIMENEIQARIDSHNKRLYARKADQRTTTFEKTVQVGSDFQNSSNSLLLRLEMLNNNISTVSNRKDNERGNWENPHHHHQMQHQMFGLFNNNNKF, from the exons aTGGAAGATATGCAAGTTGAAAAGAATACAGAaggatcatcatcatcatcatcaaataataataataataattcaatttcaaatgaattcGATTTAGAAACTTATATCAATAATTATTCAGGATTTACAAAGATTCATAGATTAATTTTCATTGCTGATAATTGTAAACAATTAGAAGTTGAAGCATATAATATGGCATTGAAAGAAGTGCAAAAAACACCAAATCTTGAACTCTACAATACAATCATCAATAAATCACACGGTATTCTCGAACTTGACCCAGTATACATTGAAAATTTAAGTAAAAAGAATTCCTTACAATTAGATAAATTAGAACAAGATTTAAATACTGCTAAATCAAATATGGTAAAAGATAGTATTCgt tttgcACAAAATGATTTAggtgaattttattataaaattgggGATCATCAAAATGCattaaaatgttttattaGAACTAGAGATTATTGTACAACATCAAAACATGTTTTAGCAATgtgttttaatattattaaattaggTGTAGATACTCAAAACTATACTCATGCACCATCATACATTGCAAAAGCTGAACAAAGTCCAGATTTAGATAATGTTTCAAATGCTAAACTTCGTTCTGTTAATGGTCTTTACAATTTAGATGGTTCTCGTTATAAATTAGCAGCTAGAAAATTCATTGAAACTCCTTTTGAACAATCAAATGTATTTTCAGAT ATAATTTCACCACAAGATATTGCATATTATGGTGGATTATGTGCATTGGCAACATTTGATAGAAATGAATTAAAGAAGAAAGTGATTGATGATCCAATgtttaaaaactatttagAATTAGTACCAGAACTTAGGGAATTAATTAACGATTTCTATAATACCAAGTATGGTTCATGTTTAAAGTATCTCGATAAAATGAAgccaattttattattggatATTCATCTCTATAAACATGTGGAGATTTTATATCAAAGAATTAGAAGCAAAGCATTGGTTCAATACTTTTCACCATACCAATCGGTCGATATGAATATTATGGCCAGTGCTTTCAATACCACTGTCACTCTTTTGGAAAAGGAGATCAGTAAACTCATTATGGAAAATGAGATCCAAGCTCGTATCGATTCTCATAATAAACGTCTATACGCTAGAAAAGCCGATCAAAGAACAACCACCTTTGAAAAAACCGTTCAAGTTGGTTCCGATTTCCAAAACTCTTCAAATTCTCTCCTCTTACGTTTAGAGatgttaaataataatatctcaACCGTTTCAAATCGTAAAGATAATGAAAGAGGTAATTGGGAAAATccacatcatcatcaccaaatgcAACATCAAATGtttggtttatttaataataataataaattttaa